From the genome of Oscillospiraceae bacterium, one region includes:
- a CDS encoding tyrosine recombinase XerC, whose translation MYDDAPLILKNFLTQKLTIEGRSPNTVKEYYYDLSGFLSYIKEIKGHSGEIDIDFIKTIELNDIYNYLMYISTEKNNSARTRSRRVSSIKSFFKYLHIKVKLIENNPTEALDAPKTIKALPRYLELDESKRLLSCIDGRHKERDFAILTLFLNCGLRLSELVGINLTDIKKDSLVVKGKGNKERTIYLNSACRSALDDYLKVRPKLNLKDEKALFISGQNNRIYFKTVQFLVKKYIAAAGLDPLKYSTHKLRHTAATLMYKYGKVDVRALQEILGHEQLSTTQIYTHVSNDMIKEAVDRNPLSNFGKEIKD comes from the coding sequence ATGTATGATGATGCACCTTTAATTTTAAAAAATTTTTTAACACAAAAACTTACAATTGAGGGCAGAAGCCCGAATACTGTTAAGGAATATTATTACGACCTTAGCGGTTTTTTGAGTTACATAAAAGAGATTAAAGGGCATAGTGGTGAAATTGATATTGATTTTATAAAAACTATTGAACTTAATGATATTTATAATTATCTTATGTATATAAGTACCGAAAAAAATAACAGTGCTCGTACAAGGTCCAGACGCGTATCTTCCATTAAATCTTTTTTTAAATATCTTCATATCAAAGTTAAACTTATTGAGAATAATCCTACCGAAGCGCTGGATGCTCCAAAAACTATAAAAGCACTGCCAAGATATCTTGAACTTGATGAAAGTAAAAGGTTACTTAGTTGTATTGACGGGCGCCATAAAGAGAGAGATTTTGCAATACTTACTTTGTTTTTAAACTGTGGTCTTCGTCTTTCTGAACTTGTAGGAATAAATCTAACTGATATTAAAAAAGACAGTCTTGTTGTAAAAGGTAAGGGGAACAAGGAAAGAACTATTTATTTAAATTCTGCTTGCAGGTCTGCTCTTGACGATTATCTTAAAGTGCGCCCTAAACTTAATCTTAAAGATGAAAAAGCACTTTTTATAAGTGGGCAAAATAACAGGATATATTTTAAAACTGTTCAGTTTCTTGTTAAGAAATATATTGCGGCAGCAGGGCTTGATCCTTTAAAATATTCTACTCATAAATTAAGGCATACTGCAGCAACTTTAATGTATAAATATGGAAAAGTTGATGTAAGAGCCTTACAGGAAATTTTGGGACATGAACAGTTAAGTACAACCCAGATTTATACCCATGTGTCAAATGATATGATAAAAGAAGCGGTGGACAGGAATCCTCTTTCCAATTTTGGAAAGGAAATTAAAGATTAA
- the glsA gene encoding glutaminase A, which yields MEKLLHKIMSKCYSYIQNGKVATYIPELAKSNPNDFGICTISSEHGIIGVGDYKKSFTMQSIVKAIILLQALEDKGNDVVRSLVGVEATGKPFDAFNYSDQDLNSEHINPMINVGAIALCTLIDGETYKEKFQRLLDLTRKIAGNPNLNIDEDVYKSEKSTGNKNRALTYMLKAYGIISDDAEEVLDCYFRACSIKVTSVDLAKIAFVLANKGKDQITGVQMFEKKHIKYINAVLMTCGMYDGSGEFAINVGIPAKSGVGGGIMAVVPNRMGIGIYSPALDSKGNSSAGIKALELLSQELELSIF from the coding sequence ATGGAAAAATTATTACACAAAATTATGAGTAAGTGTTATTCTTATATACAAAATGGTAAGGTAGCTACATATATTCCTGAACTGGCAAAATCCAATCCAAATGATTTTGGAATTTGCACGATATCAAGCGAACATGGTATAATTGGTGTTGGAGATTATAAAAAGAGTTTTACGATGCAAAGCATTGTGAAGGCAATAATATTATTACAAGCGCTTGAGGATAAAGGCAACGATGTTGTTCGAAGTCTGGTTGGAGTAGAAGCTACAGGAAAACCATTTGATGCTTTTAATTATAGTGATCAGGATTTAAATAGTGAGCACATCAACCCTATGATAAACGTAGGCGCAATAGCTTTGTGTACACTTATAGATGGTGAAACATATAAGGAGAAATTTCAAAGATTACTTGATTTGACACGAAAAATTGCCGGTAATCCCAATCTTAATATCGATGAGGATGTTTACAAGTCTGAAAAGTCTACCGGTAACAAAAACAGGGCTCTTACATATATGCTTAAGGCATATGGAATTATTAGCGACGATGCTGAAGAGGTACTTGATTGTTATTTTCGGGCTTGCTCAATAAAAGTTACAAGTGTAGATTTGGCGAAGATTGCTTTTGTTTTGGCAAATAAAGGAAAAGATCAGATTACAGGTGTGCAGATGTTCGAAAAAAAGCATATCAAATACATTAATGCAGTCTTGATGACTTGTGGAATGTATGATGGTTCAGGAGAATTTGCTATTAATGTTGGCATACCTGCAAAAAGTGGTGTTGGTGGTGGTATAATGGCAGTAGTGCCAAATAGAATGGGTATAGGAATCTATTCGCCTGCATTAGACAGTAAGGGGAATAGTTCTGCAGGAATTAAAGCACTAGAATTATTAAGCCAAGAATTAGAACTCAGTATTTTTTAA